AaggatcaatgtgtgtgtgtgtgtgtgtgtgtgtgtgtgtgtgtgtgtgtgtttgtgtgaaagagagagataactaaaataggtgtgtgtgtgtgtgtgtgtgtgtgtgtgtgtgtgtgtgtgtgtgtgtgtgtgtgtgtgtgtgtgtgtgtgtgtgtgtgtgtgtgtgtgagtgagtgagagagagagaaacacctcaaataggtgtgtgtgtctgatagacaattaaatgtttcaaaatAATAGCATTATCTTTTGTTCTGATTATGAAACCTATATTGCTTTCATTGACATTTGAAGACAAGAGGAAACTGTCCGACTGCTGATGAATACAAATGGTTATAGCACTGCATAGGCTATTTGTTGTACTGTTCATGCTTACTGTGAATATCTGTGTGCCGATACAAAAGTCACAACAGACTAGTAAATGTTCTGAGATGATGTACGAATATCAGCAGGGAAAAGTTACAATCGTAGTAAGGATTGTTACTGCTTGTTGTCGTAATTTTTGTATTTCATTATCCCACTGCGCAATCAGTCATCCACATCAATTTCTAGGTCTTCGTCGTCCTCTGAGCATTCTTTACTTGTTGTGTGGTCTGAAAATGGCGACAGGGGGGACATCCGCAGCTTGCGAGCGAGCTCGTACTCTTGTCCGCCACTCTGCGCGGGAGAATCGGCTCGCGGGTGATGTCCGAGCGTTCCATTGGCGCATTTCTCGAGGTCAGCGAGCTTGGCGAGTTTCTCCAGAGGTACAACACCGTCACCTATAGTTTTGGCCGACTCCACGTCGGCCTTCATCTCTTCCAGATCTCGCTTTAGTTTGGCTCTCCTGTTCTGGAACCACGTGATGACTTGGGCGTTCGTTAGACCCAATTGTTGGGCGATTTGGTCTCGGTCAGCGGGAGACAAATATTTCTGATACAGGAATCTTTTCTCTAATTCGTAGATTTGGTGGTTGGTGAAGGCAGTCCTGGACTTCCTTCGCTTCTTCGGGG
The DNA window shown above is from Salvelinus fontinalis isolate EN_2023a chromosome 40, ASM2944872v1, whole genome shotgun sequence and carries:
- the LOC129839725 gene encoding transcription factor LBX1-like; this encodes MTSKEVAKCDAVENRRRSPLDHLPPPANSNKPLTPFSIQDILNKPSVKRSYTICGTAHLISSAEKHRSSSISALSNRALLTQTSPLCALEELASKTFKGLEVSVLQAAEGRDGMTLFGQRNTPKKRRKSRTAFTNHQIYELEKRFLYQKYLSPADRDQIAQQLGLTNAQVITWFQNRRAKLKRDLEEMKADVESAKTIGDGVVPLEKLAKLADLEKCANGTLGHHPRADSPAQSGGQEYELARKLRMSPLSPFSDHTTSKECSEDDEDLEIDVDD